In Clupea harengus chromosome 25, Ch_v2.0.2, whole genome shotgun sequence, one genomic interval encodes:
- the wnt9a gene encoding protein Wnt-9a gives MLDGHLLLGWLSFTVIVYLFSLPGPTTAYFGLTGNEPLSILPLSSQPEERVAKAHYKLCDRLKLEKKQRRMCRRDPGVAETLMEAISLSALECQYQFRYERWNCTLEGRYRANILKRGFKETAFLFAISSAGLTHAMAKACSAGRMERCTCDEAPDLENRKAWQWGGCGDNLKYSNKFVKDFLGKRSNKDLRARVDMHNTNVGMKVIKAGVETTCKCHGVSGSCTVQTCWRQLSPFHEIGKQLKQRYETSLKVGSSTNEATGEGDISQSRTQQQQQQQQQQQQQQQQQQQQQQQQQQQQQPPVIGPRDQIPRTMDLLHIEDSPSFCRASKYSGGTSARKCYKDKNCDAICCGRGHNTQSRVVTRPCQCQVRWCCYVECKQCTQREEVYTCKG, from the exons GCTGACAGGTAATGAACCCCTGTCCATCCTGCCACTGAGCTCACAGCCGGAGGAGAGGGTGGCCAAGGCCCACTACAAGCTGTGCGACCGCCTCAAGCTGGAGAAGAAGCAGCGGCGAATGTGCCGCCGCGACCCGGGTGTGGCAGAGACGCTGATGGAGGCCATCAGCCTGAGCGCCCTGGAGTGCCAGTACCAGTTCCGCTACGAGAGGTGGAACTGCACCCTCGAGGGGCGCTACCGAGCCAACATTCTGAAGAGAG GGTTCAAGGAGACAGCCTTTCTGTTTGCCATCTCCTCTGCTGGCTTGACCCATGCCATGGCCAAGGCCTGCAGTGCGGGCCGCATGGAGCGCTGTACCTGTGACGAAGCCCCAGACCTGGAGAACCGCAAGGCCTGGCAGTGGGGCGGCTGCGGAGACAACCTCAAGTACAGCAACAAATTTGTCAAGGACTTTCTGGGCAAGAGATCTAACAAAGATCTCCGTGCTCGGGTGGACATGCACAACACTAATGTTGGCATGAAG GTGATCAAAGCTGGGGTGGAGACGACCTGCAAGTGCCACGGCGTGTCAGGCTCCTGCACCGTGCAGACGTGCTGGCGGCAGCTCTCGCCGTTCCACGAGATTGGCAAGCAGCTCAAGCAGCGCTACGAGACCTCACTCAAGGTGGGCAGCTCCACCAACGAGGCCACCGGGGAGGGCGACATATCCCAGAGCCgcacccagcagcagcagcaacagcagcagcagcagcagcaacagcagcagcaacagcagcagcaacagcagcagcagcagcaacagcagcagcctccaGTTATCGGTCCTCGAGACCAGATACCCCGGACCATGGACCTGCTGCACATCGAAGACTCACCCAGCTTCTGCCGGGCCAGCAAGTACTCGGGCGGCACCTCGGCCCGCAAGTGCTACAAGGACAAGAACTGCGACGCCATCTGCTGCGGCCGCGGCCACAACACTCAAAGCCGCGTGGTGACGCGGCCTTGCCAGTGTCAGGTGCGCTGGTGCTGCTACGTGGAGTGCAAGCAATGCacgcagagagaggaggtgtacaCCTGCAAGGGTTAG